One window of Plasmodium relictum strain SGS1 genome assembly, chromosome: 14 genomic DNA carries:
- the ApiAP2 gene encoding transcription factor with AP2 domain(s), putative: MIFRYYTSLILYKFEKNELSNRYKYFLKKELNHFNNKTVNNYSTFKIKNNKKKENNNVLYLLNNNIVYQKNFPFFHCNKKNYSINKNVNIKKQNFFYNDIKLFSGRSGGLKRKKKRKEERMVNTCSAKRLEFFYPKKKRRQRIGLIQNSRKNIVYDNILKRFLVYYYKQGIQVFRSFSCKKKKNFESARNKAIILSKQFHKKYSSEKANEEKNKNKAPLNINDSNLIAKYNNDLIKHIKVIPDKNKSGYRGVFYEPSHHAYICVYNEAGVRKFQIFKIQNNDYLEAYNLAVMCRRYKLFKNFQFVSQRNRIRSGRVHLK, encoded by the coding sequence atgattttCAGATACTATACTTCATTAATCTTATATAAATTTGAGAAAAATGAGTTATCTAATAGGtataaatactttttaaaaaaggaattaaatcattttaataataaaacagTGAATAATTATTCaacatttaaaataaaaaataataagaaaaaagagaataataatgttttatatttgttaaataataatattgtaTATCAAAagaattttcctttttttcattgcaataaaaaaaattatagcattaataaaaatgtaaatataaaaaaacaaaattttttttacaatgaTATAAAGCTTTTTAGTGGAAGGAGTGGGGggttaaaaagaaaaaagaaaagaaaagaagaaAGAATGGTAAATACATGTTCAGCAAAAAGATTAGAATTCTTttatccaaaaaaaaaaagaagacaACGTATTGGACTAATTCAAAAtagtagaaaaaatattgtttATGATAATATTCTAAAAAGATTTTTGGTTTACTATTATAAGCAAGGAATTCAGGTATTTAGAAGTTTTAGTTgcaagaagaaaaaaaattttgaatctGCTAGAAATAAAGCTATTATATTATCGAAacaatttcataaaaaatatagtagTGAAAAAgcaaatgaagaaaaaaataaaaataaagcacctttaaatattaatgatagTAATTTAATtgcaaaatataataatgatttaataaaacatataaaagttattcctgataaaaataaaagtggATATAGAGGGGTCTTTTATGAACCTTCTCATCACGCATATATTTGCGTATATAATGAAGCAGGTGTACGGaaatttcaaatttttaaaattcaaaataatGATTATCTAGAAGCATATAATTTAGCTGTAATGTGTAGAAGAtataaactttttaaaaattttcaatttgTTTCTCAAAGAAATAGAATAAGAAGTGGTAGAGTTCATCTTAAGTAA
- the MKP1 gene encoding mitogen-activated protein kinase phosphatase 1, putative, whose amino-acid sequence MIYKSIDFETLKKEVKNEEKNKRLLQFKIINSFYMYNYIQLLLDEGVNKSLFIIDIRSDDLFKENHIKNSVSIKNVNKINEIKNEIKSREKIKIIFYDDEEIKSLDDYNYLLSDYFFNVKADFYFLKGGYKNFEKEYFFLCLNNKNEKEFSQKCVPYINYPIKICDYIYLGNFIHINNPFVNKFLKIKHVYDFTSSGFVIKDDDELIYYRYDVLKKKLENRNFLKNESINYYNFLDTRMIYDVIYSMVNNIKSELTNEIINETKNSNEISVCDNKNLELKSKVFHKNNEFDNVKVKIKKENILIICNQGIKDQTSEKINSISLIICMCYLIFKKKYNVNFIIAYILKICNNLSINSQTLTFLENFYQSLIKSNFNLEFYLSKHKLQNKKSNRKSNMNNENESLLNIIKSDHFRNLIKKYEINRSFIILENSKEYILSISKKDILDINIIKEKIAKKENISYEFSMSSILFHIYNSKKINFEEINNFLEIIIDIINDDKIENPFKMPYFSLIVINLCKALFFDKIDMNMLKETDLEEENKNLEYNLFFLIYNNIIVCIDFIINNNCNNFIREEFEITLKIKEENLKNKKIDKKIYMMFLSLKYLLVSLFYFYVYPTIINFKFSYMDKICYLLEKIDKFADYYYSIFKIDINIFQNKNYKAQICSYDYLPVYFSDILRPFIIINNYLN is encoded by the coding sequence ATGATATACAAAAGTATAGATTTtgaaactttaaaaaaagaagtaaaaaatgaagaaaaaaataaaagattattACAATTTAAGATAATAAActctttttatatgtataattatATTCAATTGCTACTAGATGAAGGAGTAAATAAAagtttatttataattgatATAAGGTCTGATGACTTATTTAAGgaaaatcatataaaaaattctgtaagcataaaaaatgtaaacaagattaatgaaataaagaatgaaataaaatcaagggaaaaaataaaaattattttttatgatgatgaagaaataaaaagtttagatgattataattatctattaagtgattatttttttaatgttaaagcagatttctattttttaaaaggtGGTTATAAGAATTttgaaaaagaatatttttttttatgcttaaataataaaaatgaaaaagagtTTTCACAAAAATGTGTTCCCTACATTAATTATCCAATTAAAATTTGcgattatatttatttaggAAATTTCATTCATATTAATAATCCCTTCgtgaataaatttttaaaaataaaacatgtATATGATTTTACTTCAAGTGGTTTTGTGATAAAAGATGATGatgaattaatttattatagatatgatgttttaaaaaagaaattagaaaataggaattttttaaaaaatgaatcaataaattattacaattttttagATACACGTATGATATATGATGTTATATACAGTAtggttaataatataaaaagtgaATTAACTAACgaaattataaatgaaacaaaaaatagtaatgaaATTAGTGTATGTgacaataaaaatttagaattGAAAAGTAAagtatttcataaaaataatgaatttgaTAACGTAAaggtaaaaataaaaaaagaaaatatctTAATAATATGCAATCAAGGTATTAAAGATCAAACAagtgaaaaaataaatagtataAGTTTAATAATATGTATGTGCTatctaatttttaaaaaaaagtataatgttaACTTCATAAttgcatatatattaaagatATGTAATAATTTAAGTATTAATTCTCAAACACTTACctttttagaaaatttttatcaatCCCTAATAAAAAGCAATTTTAATTTAGAGTTCTATTTGTCTAAACATAAAttacaaaacaaaaaaagtaACAGAAAATcaaatatgaataatgaaaatgaatccTTATTAAATATCATTAAAAGTGATCATTTtagaaatttaataaaaaagtatgaAATAAATAGATCATTTATAATTCTAGAAAATTCAAAGGAATATATCCTTTCTATAagtaaaaaagatatattagacattaatataataaaagaaaaaattgcaaaaaaagaaaatatttcttatgAATTTTCAATGTCATCtatattatttcatatatataacagtaaaaaaattaattttgaaGAAATCAATAACTTTTTAGAAATCATTATAGATATTATAAATGATGATAAGATAGAAAATCCATTTAAAATGCCTTACTTTTCACTAATAGttataaatttatgtaaagcattattttttgataaaattgATATGAATATGTTAAAAGAAACTGAtttagaagaagaaaataaaaatcttgAATataatctattttttttaatatataataatattattgtttgtattgattttattataaataataattgtaaCAATTTTATTAGAGAAGAATTTGAAattactttaaaaataaaagaagaaaatttaaaaaataaaaaaattgataaaaagatatatatgatGTTTTTATCTTTGAAGTATCTTTTAGTTtcccttttttatttttatgtttatccaactataataaattttaaattttcatatatggataaaatttgttatttattagaaaaaattgataaatttgcagattattattattctatatttaaaattgatattaatatttttcaaaataagaATTATAAAGCACAAATATGTTCATACGATTATTTGCCTGTATATTTTTCAGATATACTAAGaccatttataataattaataattatttgaattaa